The genomic interval CGTCGTCGCCGTTCTCGATCCATCCGGGAATGTTGGGATGCACTCTTAGTCGCATTTGGCCGCGAAGCGTTGCGCCTGGGCTGGACAACATGTTTTGAACAAAGGGGAGCATGGCGCCGCCGCCCGCGGGAATGACGTCAACTCTCTGAGCGCCTGCCGCAAGAGCCTCGCGGAGCACGCGGCTAAGGCAGTCTTGATACGCGCCGCGCAACGACGCCTTAAAGTCACGAAAGCCCTTGTCTCGGTAGAGGTCGTTCAAGCGGATCGTCATTTTCTTACCTTGGGAAGTCGCGTGGCAGACCCCTTCGCGAAAGAGGGTCTCCTTCAATTGGCGCGCCCGCACTTTCAGGCGCTTCCAGAACGCACGCTTGACGCTTGCCGGACTTGCCTTGGGGGTTTTGTCAATGAACATCGCCACGAGAACATTGTCGATCTCATCGCATCCGAGCGCGAGTGTTCGGCGCGCTACGAGAATCTCCTCGAGGTGACGCGCTGCGCCATCACCTGCGCGTCTAAACGAAGCAAAATCGGTCGTGCCCGCGCCCATGTCGAAGACCAGCACAAATTCAGGAATCTCGGTGGCGAAGGCAAAGTGGCATTCCGAGGCGGCCTGAGCTTCAAAGACGCCCGCTTCCACGCGGCCAAAGCCAGGCTTTGAACGCGCGCGGTCAAGTGAGGCTCTGGCGACTTCGAAGGCTAGACTATCTGCTTCGACGAGATCACCGCCAAGCTCGGTCACGATCGCTTGCGCCTCATCAAAAAGGCGCGCGACCACAGCGTTCGCTTTCGTGTCGGGTCCCCAGATCGGATAGGCGTATCGACGTTGGCTTATATGCGCATCGTTCGAAAGCCTTGGCTCGCGTTTAATTGCGCGCTCGGTGAGCGACAAGACGTAAGCCGTGTAGAGCGTGAGTGCGTCGCGTTGCGTAAAAAGATTTGAAGGGTCGGTTGTTCGCTTAAGCTTGAGCGACAAAGACTCTTCAACGTCACGGGCCGCTAGGAACATCTTGAAAGATTGAAGTAGCTCAGAGATGCATTCTTCATGGCTCGCAGCCTCGGTCGCGCGAATCCCAAAGTGGATGCGGTCGCGATCAAAAAGCATCGCCGATTGCACCAAATAGGGGTTGGGCTCGCCTGTGAAGGAGCCGATCTTTAAAGGATGCAAAAAGGGGCCGCGGCCGTCTTGGGCGCGGGCGCAAACGCTGACCTTGGACGCCGACGTTCCCAGGTCAACGCAAGTCCGCCAAAGAGCACCTGTTTGCACCTGCTCTGCGACATCGCTCATTGCAGCGAATGCTTCATTGGTTCCTCTGCCACCGCGTTAGGGCATGAGTGGAAATTGTTATCCGTGTTATCTTTACGGCGAATAAAGACTGTTTGGTTACAAGCAAGCCGTTAGCCCCCAGGGGCGGCGGACTTCGAGTTTGTCCAAGGTTTTGTTACTGGCGACGGCGTCCTGCCTGTCGATGCTCGGGTCGGGCTGCGCCATGCTGCGGCCGAGCGCAGATTTGGGTCCACCGCCGTCGGCAACTAATGTGAGGCTGCTTGCCGGGCCCGCCGTTCCGGCGCCATCGGGACTAGTCGCTTTCTGTGCGCGCGAACCCGAAGCCTGCTTGCAGTCCGACGACACATCCCGGCAAGCCACTCCGTCTAGGCTCTCGAATGCGAACCACGAAGCGCGCGAACACGAGATTCTGACACGGCGGCGGTGGCGACAATTGAACGAGGTTAGCCGCGACGTCAATCACACCATCGCCCCGGTGTCGGATCAAGACCAGTACGGCGTGCCGGATTATTGGACCGTGCCGGTCTCTGTGCGTGCTGGGTTGGCGGCCAGCGGGGACTGCGAGGATTATGCGCTGGAAAAAAGAGCGCGACTGATCGCTTTGGGTTGGTTGCCCCAATCGCTCGTGCTCGCCGTGGTGACGGCGCCAACGATTGGACGCCACGCCGTGCTGGTGGTTCAAACAGATCGCGGCGATCTTGTACTCGACAATTTGCATGATGAGCCGCGAGAGCTTGCCTCGCTGGGCTATCAATGGCTCTCGCGCCAGAGTGGACCGATCCTTCAATCATGGGCGAGCGCACGCGTTGAAGCGCCTGAGACTCTGATCTTGCACTCTCAATTAAATGCCGACAGCACGATCGCGCCGGCGTTCGTGACGCCGCCGACCCAGGCTTGGCGACTTCAGAATTAGAGGGTCGATTTCCCTGGCCAGGTCCGAGTCGCGGTTGTAAACCTGAGCTCGAACAGCCTATCGGGGGAACGGTTATGCGGCCTCAAATGCCAAAGTCCCGGCTTGCCCCGGTCTTCCTGGCGGCCGCGGTGTCGCTCGGATCCGTGCTTTTGGTGCAACTCGCGTTGGCTGACGGGATTGAACGGCGCCGGCCGCCTCCAGAGCGGGAGGCCAGTGTGGTTCCGGCATCGCCCGATGTTCCCTCGCTGCTCGGCGCCAACGAATTGCCGCCGAGCTTGGAGGGGCCTTGCTTGGATCGCGAGCAAGCTTTGTTGGCGATCCAGACCGCTAGTGCGGGGGTCCCCATGGAAACCGTCAACGCCGCCTTGGCGAATGTTTCGGGCACAGACCAGACGCCCCCGACGGACCCGGCCGCGGCGGATCTGTCAAATCGGCTCCGCGCCGATCTTGGATATGAGGCGGGCGGCGCTAATTGTGCGACCGTCCAGTCCGCGTTGAACGACGCGACGCAATTTGCGCAGATAACGTCTGACGAGCCCACGGGCGCTATCGGCCCGACAGGTGACGTTGGACGCCCAGGGCCTCTATCGCCGTCTTCGTCGCCTTTGGTTCCGGCGGGCTCGCCCGGCGGCGCCAATGGTTCTGGCTATTGCCATCTGAACGGCCACGGCTGCGGTCGGGGCTAAAACGATCCGTTCTGTTGGCGGTGCTGCCGTACGGCTGGGTTTGAGAACGCCCCAAGGCAGAAGGCGAAAAGCGCTGCGATCGCTGGGATCTGCAACGTAAAATCCATGACGCCGTGGACCAAGAACAACAACGACGCCCCGTAGAGGGCCGCGCTCCAGTGCGGGGCAGATTTGTCCATCACGGCGCTTTCGAGCGCACGCCAAAGCGGCGGCGCGACCATAAGCACAAAGAGCGCCAAGCCGATCACGCCTGTCTCCTCCAGCGCTTGAACGTAAATGTTGTGGGCCGCGCCCACGATCCTCAAGCTATCCCAATTGTCCGGCGTGATCGCCATGGCGTTCAGGTCGTGAAACGTGTTGAGCCCGTGGCCCAAAAGCGGCCTCGATAAAAACGCCTGCCAGTGCGGCGCAAGCAATTCCTGTCGCCCCTCCAACGCCGCACCCACATCGCCAAATCGGCCCAGCACCGGATCGGCGCCCATGGCGATAAACCAAAGCCCGAGCGCCCCCAACGCAAGCGCAGGCGCCAAGATGAGCGTCCGCCTTGCGCCGCTGGCGCGAAGCGCGAGCAGCCCCACAAATGCGCCAAATCCGATGCCGGTGGCTGCGAGCCCGCCGCGTGAGGCCGTCAACAACGCGCACGCAACGGCGAGGGCAAACGCAGCCGTAGCCAAGGGTGCGCGAAGCGAAGCCGCAACCCAATTCAAGGCGCGTGGCATGTGTCGTGGCGCTCTCTCAGGCCCATTCCGAGGACCGGCTTTGCCGATCACGCGCGCACAGGCGAATATCGCCAAAGCGCCGAACAAGGCGGCGGCGGCGTTTGCCGAGCCAATATGTGCGTCGAGCCTCGCGTCGGCTTGCCCCGCGAAGTACTGGCTAAGGGCATAGAGAGCGTAGACCACGGTCAACGCGCAGAGCCATGCGCTGACCACGGAGCGTGAGTGTCGCAAGCTCGCGAGCGCGCCCAGCACAAACGCTGTCAACGGCCCCAAAAAGGCGATCAACCCTTCGATTGTATTGGTCGGTGCAAGCGACATCGACGGACGCAACCACTGAAAGGCTGGGGCGAGCGGGTGGGCGAAACGGGCCGCCAGATCTGGAGATTGAAGCGGCGCCGCCGAGAGCGCCGCCAAGACGACAAAAGCGGTGGCGGCAGCAGCAGGCACGCGATTTGAGGCCAGAATTTGCCCCATGACACTTGAGGGGAGGGTCAAGATTGAGACAAACAGCGTGGCCAACAAAGCGCCAGACAAGAGCGCTGCCGCCGCAGGGGTGTTTGCCCCTTCCACCACCATCGCCGCCAGGATGATGACCAAAGTCGCCCCGCAAATCGGGTTTGCGTTGGACGCCAGGCGAACGATGCTGGTCATGAAGGCGTGTTTGACCTCAGGTTGAATTATAGCGACCGAACCGCGACATTAACGGGTCTAAGGTCTCGCGCCACATAGGACGGCGCAAATGTGGAACCAACCATGACGAGCGGCCCTCGCGGCAAGGCTAAGCGAAAGAAGGGTCTCGCCTCATTCGCGGAAGCACGCCTCGGGTTTGCGATCGGCGATGTGCATGGTCGCGCCGACCTTCTGGATCAGATGCTGCTCCGGATCGCACACGACGTCGCTGAGGCAAACAGTCAAAACGCCATCGTCATATTCATGGGCGACTATGTTGACCGGGGCCCCGACAGTGCTGAAGTCATCGCGCACCTTTTGAGCCAGCAGCCCCCGGGCATCGAGTGGCGCTTTTTGAAAGGCAACCACGAACAGTCGATGCTGAATTTTCTCGACGGGCCAACCATGAACCGCGGTTGGCTTGCGCATGGGGGGCTCGAAACGCTGGTCTCCTACGGGGTCTCGCCCTTGCCTTCGATAGGTTCAAGCGCGGAAGCCATTGTTCAGGCCCGCGATCAATTGAAGCAAAACATGCCGGCGTCGCACTTGGCGTTCTTGCAGTCGCTTGAGCGCTTCGTGATTGTTGGCGATTACCTGTTCGTGCATGCGGGCGTTGACACAAGCCTGCCGATCGAGCGTCAGCGCGACGACGACTTATTTTGGGTGCGCGGAAAGTTCTTGAACGACACCCGCGCCTTTAGCCACGTTGTCGTGCACGGCCATACGCCAGTGACGACGCCCTATCGAGATCATCGCCGCATTTGCGTTGATACCGGCGCCTACGCCACGGGTCGGCTGTGTGCAGCGCGGTTTTTCGGCGATTCAGTGACGTTTTTGATCGAAGAACGCGTCAAGATGGCGTCTCCAAGCGGCGGCGATTAGAACAACGCTGTTGAGTAGTGGCGCGGGCCACGTGTAATCTCCAAGCTTGACGATGGAGGAGGAAGCCGATGTGGGCCAATTCGGTGCGGCGGTTGTTCGCCTGCGCGTTGGTTCTGCTCTGCGCCGCTTGCGCTTCAGACGCAGGACCGGTCAGGCAGACAGCGACAGGGGCAACGCCGGTTGCTGAATATCGGCTTGGCCCCGGCGACAAAGTCCGTGTCAACGTCTTTGGCGAGGCCGACCTTTCGGGCGAATTCGTCGTCAGTCCGACCGGAAACGTTTCTTATCCGCTTGTTGGCGAGGTGCCGGCGTCGGGTCAAACGGTTCCCGAGTTTACCTTGACACTGACCGAGGTGCTTCGAAACGGCTATGTTCGCGAACCTCTGATCTCGGTCGAGGTCGTCAATTATCGCCCCTATTATATCATGGGCGAGGTGGGTTCGCCGGGAACCTTTCCCTTTACTGGCGCGCTCACGGTGATGAACGCCGTCGCTACGGCGGGAGGCTTTACGTATCGAGCCGACACACGGCGGGTGTACATCAAGCACGCGGACGCCGAGAACGAAGAGCTCGTGCCTCTGACCAGCACCACCTTGGTGCAGCCGGGCGACACCATCCGTATTCCGGAACGCAGGTTCTAACCGCCTCAACGCTCTGCTGACCCGGTCTTCCAAGACGACGCGGTCAACCCCAGCGTTAATTCTCGCGATAATAATGGCACACGCACGCGGAACTTGGCTGCCTCGGGTTGTTGCTTAAGCGCATCTTTTGGTACCCAATACCAAAGGTTAACGGCGGGGGCCAAAATGCCTAAATGTGGTGTTGGGGCGGTGGCAAGCGTACTTGCTGCGATCTTCATGATTGGCGACGTGCGAGCGCAACCTCAGGTAGAGGATGGCGGAACGGACTATTTTCGACGTGATGGAAATCCGAGCGTTCGCGACCGGCAAGTGGAGCGATCGGCCGAACTCGGATGGCGCCTCGGCGGATTTTGGTTGAAACCGCAAGTGTCGCTGGATCTCGGCTATAGCGACAACGTCGCCGCCAGCGAAACCGATCCAGAAGCCAGCACGGTCTACCAGGCCGATGTCCGCATTGATCTTGAATCCAATTGGGGTCGACACGAACTCCACGGCTCGCTCGACATTCCGACAGTGAACTATACCTCCGACTTTTCGGCAACGGACGTCATTGCCGAACTCGGCGGCCGTCTCGATATCGATCGCGGCCTTAGCGTCAATGGCGGCGCGAGCTACGGGCGACGGACAGAACCGTACTCGTTTCTCCCGAGCGGAGTCGAACTTAGCGACCCGCTCGAGTACGACACGACCGGCGCATATGTGGGGTTTGCACAGACCTTCAATCGAGTTCGCCTGGCCGGTCGCGCGAGCATGCTTGAAAGAGATTTTCACGACGGCGAATTGACCAACGGGTTGCCATTTGAGGTCGACGACCGCGATGTGACGCAAGTCAGCTATGGCTTGCGCGCCGATTACGCGATGACGGCGCGTACGTCCCTGTTTGTGTCGGCCGAGGCAAACACACGCGAGCACGACCTCGTTCCGCCGGCGGTGCTCGTGAACAAAGATAGCGAGGGCTACGAGGTTCTCGTCGGCGCCAATTTTGACCTGACGCACCTGATGAGCGGGGAACTGGGCGTTGGCTATTACGCACAATCGTTTGACGAACCAGGCGTCGAAGAACAAACAGGTTTCGCTGCGCGTGGTCAGATCGAGTGGTATCCCGACGAATTAGTGACCGTTACCGTGGGCGTCGAACGCGCCGTAAGCGAGGCGTTTGCAGTGGGCGCGAGAAGCCTTGTCAACACCGACGCCAACATCGGCATCGATTACGAATACCGCCGCAATATCATTTTGAGCGTCGCATCGGGGTACAGCTTCGAGGAGTACGGCGAGATTGACCGCCAAGACAGGCGATGGACCGTCTACGCCGGCGGCGAATACGAATTCAATCGCTTCACATCGTTTAACGCGCGCATCGGCCATGGCGAGCAAGAGTCTGAAGGTGCCGACTTCGGTCGGAGCTACGAAGAGAACGTTGCCTCCATTGGCGTCAGGTTGCGGCGCTAGGAACGGTTGATAGAGGCGACATGGACACATCCTCACCGAGAGCCGATTACGACGCCGCCGCAGAGCGTACGGAAGTGTCGGGTGATGACCAGCGCAAACAATTGTGGGGGCTGTTTGGCGTATTGCGCCGGCGCTGGTTCATCATGGCGCCGGCAGCCTTTATCGTCTTTGCGATTTCGTATGCGGGTGAGGCGCTCAGCCCCAGAATCTATACCGCCGCAGCGACTGTGTTGATCAATCCGGGACGCGAGCAGGTCATTGCCAATGACGAGCTGGTGACGCAGTCCTCGCCGAGTTGGGTCCAGACCCAATCGGAAATTCAAGTCATGGCCTCGCCCGCTTTGATGCGCAGGGCGGTGGAAAGCCTGCGGCTTGAGGAAGATCCAGAATGGAACGGGGCGCTGCGCCCGCCAAGCGGCATCGATGCGACGTTGGCGCCCTTGATGCGGGCGTTGGGACGGCCCACGCGAACCCCCCGACCAGTCGCTGACGACGAAAGGGAAGGCCTCAGAGACAGCATTGCGCGCGCGCTCACACGCGCGGTCAGTGTCGAGCGCCTGGAAGAAAGTTACGTCATCGCCATTTCGGTGGAATCGCGGAGCCCGCGTCGGGCCGCCGAAATCGCCAACGCGCTGGCCCAAGCCTATTTGGATTCCAAGGTCGAGGCCCAGTTCGCCACCACGGAGCGCGCCAACCAATGGCTGATGCAAAGAGTGCAAGACCTTGCACTGGAGGTTCAGGAAAAGGAGCGAGCCGCTGAGGTCTACAGACGAAGCGAAGGGCTCGCCGGCGGGACGGGCGGAGGCGCTCAGGCCCAATCCCCAGAAGTGCAGACGATGCTGGTGGCCGCCCGCGCCGAACTCTCCGAGAAGGAGGCGCGGCTGCGTCAAGTCGAGTCGTTGCTGCGTGAGGGCGGCTCAGCCGACCTGATCGCTGGCGCCGCGAACTCGCCGCTCATCACTGAACTTCGGTCCCGCGAGGCGGAGCTACTTCGAAGACAGGCCGAACTCGAACAACGCTATGGCCATTTGCACCCACAGGTTCGGAATGGCGCCGTCGAAATCGAAAACCTACGGGTGCGGATCGAGGCCGAGATCGCGCGGATTACAACGAGCCTCCGTAATGAAGTGGAAGTGACGCGGCGCCGGCTCAGCTCGCTGGAGGGCAACTTTGGCGCGATGTCTGGCACTTTGAGCGGCGATGACGAGGCGGTCGTGCATTATCGTCAATTGCTGAGGGAAGCAGACGCAGCGCGTTCGGTGCATCAATCCTACCTGCTGCGTCTTCAAGAGGTGCAGGGGCAACGGTCACTTGCGGTGACGACGGCGCAAATCGTTTCCAACGCAGTGGCGCCGGGCTTTCCTTCAAGCCCCAATTTGAGCGCGGCGTTCAGGCAAGCGTTGCTGCTCGCGTTGGTGTTGGGAGTGGGTCTGGGTTTGGTCGTTGAATACCTCGACAACACGGTGTCGACGACTGAGGAGGTTGAACGCAAACTTGGCGCTGTCGCGATTGCGTCGGTGCCGCGTTTAGGCTCGTCCGACTATCGCGGGCTTAGCCCGGAGCAGCGACACCCCGCGGGGTATCTTGTTGCCAAGCCTATGTCTGGCTTTGCGGAGGCGTTTCGCGTCATGCGCACGTCGGTGCTGCATGGTCGCATCGACCAACGCACCCGGGTGTTGGCGATTACCTCGGCGCTGCCCGATGAGGGCAAGACCACCGTCTCGCTCTGTCTTGGTCGAATTGCTGCTTTATCAGGTGAGCGGGCGCTTGTGATCGATTGCGACATTCGCCGCCAATCGCTGGCTGAAGTGCTGGGGATTGTTCCAGGGCCCGGGCTGATGGAAGTGCTTTTGGGCAACCTCAGCTGGCGCGGCGCGATCAAACAAGACAGCGAAACCGGCGCCCATTTCTTGGTTGGAGCCCCGGCTCCGTTCACGCCGGTAGACGTCTTCTCGTCGCAAGCTATGCACCACCTTATTGCTGACCTGCGCACGCACTACGATTTGATCGTCCTCGATTGCGCGCCGGTGTTAGCCGTGGCCGATACCCGCATTGCCGCGGCGCATGCCGACGCGGCCATGTTGGTGGTGCGTTCGGAGAAGACGCCAACTTCGGCGGCGCGCACGGCGATCAACGAATTGCGCAAATCCGACATCCTCGTCCATGGCGTGGTCGTCAATCAGCTGCGACCCGCGCATCAGTCGAGGGCGGACTCGCTTTATTATGGCTACGCGCGGAAGAAATATTACACCGCCTGAGCGGCTGTGTTGGCCGATGCGAGAGCCCAGTTCGTATCGGTGATGTCGCGGGTCGGCGGCGGCTGCAATCAGTCAGAGCTAAGCGTGCGCATCAGTGTCTGGAAGAGTTCGTCTGGCGGCAGGAACGACAGGCAGCGCGCCGCTTCGCTCCGCGATGCGCCGCCGTCCAGATAAGCCTCGATCCGCGCATCATTTGGCGTCAGCAGATTTCGTCGTTGCGCCAGTTGCAGCCTGGCGCATGCCGGCTCTGGCTCGACCATCAAGGCCACGCTCCAAGACCGCTCAAGGCATAGGTCGATGTCGCAGACGGAATTGCCGTAACCGCGTTCGGCCAAAGCCGCGAGTCGGATCCAGGCGTTTGGCTGTACCGGGGCCAGGCGGACGGTGTGGGTCGCCCAGCGTGCGCTTTGCTCAAATAAACTCGCGTCGCCGAGCGTTTCGGCCTTCAGAAAAATAACCGCCGAAAGCGCTTCGGCGGCGCCGGCGTGCCATCGCGTCGGTAGCGCCCAACTTTGCTTGAGACCGAGCTCGGCGCGTTCCAAGAGGCGCTGACGCACAACGGGAGAGTCGGTCCTGCTTGCGCTGACCGTAAGCGCAGTGGCGGATTCTGCGGCGAAGCTCGCCTCAAAAACAAAAGCGGCCAGCGCCAAAAGCGGCGCCAGGAGCGCCAAACAAATGAGCCTCAATCCCATGGCGGGTAAAGCTCGCCGTCCGCGTCAGGTTCGTCAAGCCGTGGCCCGATGGCGTGGGTCGGGTTCAGCACCGCTGGGCGGCGCGCTTCCGCTCGATCGCGAATACGACGCGAAGGCGTTTTCAAGCGAGCGCCGCAGCGTTCGCTGGTTCATCGGCAAGATGCGCCAAGGCGCCGCCCAATGAAATCGCCACTTGGGGGAAGGCGTCTTGCAAGAAGGGGTCGTATCCTCTGGGCAAATACCAGTTCACGCCAAAGGTCTCGATTTCGATCTTCAGACCCTCGCCGCCCCGTGCGCCCGCGGCATTGGCGACCTCGGTTAGGAATTTCAAATTCGCGCCGCCGCCGGCCAGAAGAATGGTGAGCTTGCTTTCTCCGGCAAGTTTGGCTCGCTCAGCGACGGCGCGAACGCTTGCCGCACAAATCTCGGCGAAGGCGCGGCAGAACGCCTTGAAGGCAGGAGCGCGAGTCAGCTCTCCAAGCATCAAGGTGCGCACCTTGCCGTCATGCTCGAAAGCGCACTTGCCGTTCA from Terricaulis silvestris carries:
- a CDS encoding Hsp70 family protein yields the protein MSDVAEQVQTGALWRTCVDLGTSASKVSVCARAQDGRGPFLHPLKIGSFTGEPNPYLVQSAMLFDRDRIHFGIRATEAASHEECISELLQSFKMFLAARDVEESLSLKLKRTTDPSNLFTQRDALTLYTAYVLSLTERAIKREPRLSNDAHISQRRYAYPIWGPDTKANAVVARLFDEAQAIVTELGGDLVEADSLAFEVARASLDRARSKPGFGRVEAGVFEAQAASECHFAFATEIPEFVLVFDMGAGTTDFASFRRAGDGAARHLEEILVARRTLALGCDEIDNVLVAMFIDKTPKASPASVKRAFWKRLKVRARQLKETLFREGVCHATSQGKKMTIRLNDLYRDKGFRDFKASLRGAYQDCLSRVLREALAAGAQRVDVIPAGGGAMLPFVQNMLSSPGATLRGQMRLRVHPNIPGWIENGDDADRLGPIFPQLAVSLGGAIAPLRPSEAHF
- a CDS encoding transglutaminase-like cysteine peptidase, with the protein product MLRPSADLGPPPSATNVRLLAGPAVPAPSGLVAFCAREPEACLQSDDTSRQATPSRLSNANHEAREHEILTRRRWRQLNEVSRDVNHTIAPVSDQDQYGVPDYWTVPVSVRAGLAASGDCEDYALEKRARLIALGWLPQSLVLAVVTAPTIGRHAVLVVQTDRGDLVLDNLHDEPRELASLGYQWLSRQSGPILQSWASARVEAPETLILHSQLNADSTIAPAFVTPPTQAWRLQN
- a CDS encoding O-antigen ligase family protein; amino-acid sequence: MTSIVRLASNANPICGATLVIILAAMVVEGANTPAAAALLSGALLATLFVSILTLPSSVMGQILASNRVPAAAATAFVVLAALSAAPLQSPDLAARFAHPLAPAFQWLRPSMSLAPTNTIEGLIAFLGPLTAFVLGALASLRHSRSVVSAWLCALTVVYALYALSQYFAGQADARLDAHIGSANAAAALFGALAIFACARVIGKAGPRNGPERAPRHMPRALNWVAASLRAPLATAAFALAVACALLTASRGGLAATGIGFGAFVGLLALRASGARRTLILAPALALGALGLWFIAMGADPVLGRFGDVGAALEGRQELLAPHWQAFLSRPLLGHGLNTFHDLNAMAITPDNWDSLRIVGAAHNIYVQALEETGVIGLALFVLMVAPPLWRALESAVMDKSAPHWSAALYGASLLFLVHGVMDFTLQIPAIAALFAFCLGAFSNPAVRQHRQQNGSF
- a CDS encoding metallophosphoesterase family protein translates to MTSGPRGKAKRKKGLASFAEARLGFAIGDVHGRADLLDQMLLRIAHDVAEANSQNAIVIFMGDYVDRGPDSAEVIAHLLSQQPPGIEWRFLKGNHEQSMLNFLDGPTMNRGWLAHGGLETLVSYGVSPLPSIGSSAEAIVQARDQLKQNMPASHLAFLQSLERFVIVGDYLFVHAGVDTSLPIERQRDDDLFWVRGKFLNDTRAFSHVVVHGHTPVTTPYRDHRRICVDTGAYATGRLCAARFFGDSVTFLIEERVKMASPSGGD
- a CDS encoding polysaccharide biosynthesis/export family protein; the protein is MWANSVRRLFACALVLLCAACASDAGPVRQTATGATPVAEYRLGPGDKVRVNVFGEADLSGEFVVSPTGNVSYPLVGEVPASGQTVPEFTLTLTEVLRNGYVREPLISVEVVNYRPYYIMGEVGSPGTFPFTGALTVMNAVATAGGFTYRADTRRVYIKHADAENEELVPLTSTTLVQPGDTIRIPERRF
- a CDS encoding outer membrane beta-barrel protein; amino-acid sequence: MAASGCCLSASFGTQYQRLTAGAKMPKCGVGAVASVLAAIFMIGDVRAQPQVEDGGTDYFRRDGNPSVRDRQVERSAELGWRLGGFWLKPQVSLDLGYSDNVAASETDPEASTVYQADVRIDLESNWGRHELHGSLDIPTVNYTSDFSATDVIAELGGRLDIDRGLSVNGGASYGRRTEPYSFLPSGVELSDPLEYDTTGAYVGFAQTFNRVRLAGRASMLERDFHDGELTNGLPFEVDDRDVTQVSYGLRADYAMTARTSLFVSAEANTREHDLVPPAVLVNKDSEGYEVLVGANFDLTHLMSGELGVGYYAQSFDEPGVEEQTGFAARGQIEWYPDELVTVTVGVERAVSEAFAVGARSLVNTDANIGIDYEYRRNIILSVASGYSFEEYGEIDRQDRRWTVYAGGEYEFNRFTSFNARIGHGEQESEGADFGRSYEENVASIGVRLRR
- a CDS encoding AAA family ATPase — protein: MDTSSPRADYDAAAERTEVSGDDQRKQLWGLFGVLRRRWFIMAPAAFIVFAISYAGEALSPRIYTAAATVLINPGREQVIANDELVTQSSPSWVQTQSEIQVMASPALMRRAVESLRLEEDPEWNGALRPPSGIDATLAPLMRALGRPTRTPRPVADDEREGLRDSIARALTRAVSVERLEESYVIAISVESRSPRRAAEIANALAQAYLDSKVEAQFATTERANQWLMQRVQDLALEVQEKERAAEVYRRSEGLAGGTGGGAQAQSPEVQTMLVAARAELSEKEARLRQVESLLREGGSADLIAGAANSPLITELRSREAELLRRQAELEQRYGHLHPQVRNGAVEIENLRVRIEAEIARITTSLRNEVEVTRRRLSSLEGNFGAMSGTLSGDDEAVVHYRQLLREADAARSVHQSYLLRLQEVQGQRSLAVTTAQIVSNAVAPGFPSSPNLSAAFRQALLLALVLGVGLGLVVEYLDNTVSTTEEVERKLGAVAIASVPRLGSSDYRGLSPEQRHPAGYLVAKPMSGFAEAFRVMRTSVLHGRIDQRTRVLAITSALPDEGKTTVSLCLGRIAALSGERALVIDCDIRRQSLAEVLGIVPGPGLMEVLLGNLSWRGAIKQDSETGAHFLVGAPAPFTPVDVFSSQAMHHLIADLRTHYDLIVLDCAPVLAVADTRIAAAHADAAMLVVRSEKTPTSAARTAINELRKSDILVHGVVVNQLRPAHQSRADSLYYGYARKKYYTA